In the Bacillus sp. SM2101 genome, TGAGAGAGAAAAAGCTTTTGTAAATCTTTTAGGAGCATTACTTTGTTTTATAGTATTTCTTTTTGGAATGATTTTCTCTACGCAATTTAAACTAATGTTTGTACTAGGGGTTTTGGGATTCAGGATTTTTATTTTTTTCAAGAATCTTTAAATAGAGCATTCAATGTGGCAGTTAATAACTTTTTAAATGGGTGTGGCTTATGAGCCTCATCTTGTCAGTATTTACATGATTAAAAGCCCTTAACAGTTTTATTTATGTAAAGCTAGATTGACTTATATTCAAATTCAATGTAAAGTAAACTTGACGTAAAGTTAACTTTACATTGAGGGTGGTTGTGTGAAAAATAATATTAGGGAAATGCGTTCAAAACATAATTTTACTCAAGATGAATTGGCAGAACGACTAGATGTATCAAGACAAACGATTATTTCACTAGAAAAAGGGCGATACAATCCTTCAATTACTTTAGCCTTCAAGCTATCAAGAGTTTTCAACAGCAAAATTGAAGATATTTTTATTTATGAGGAGGAATAAGGATGATAAGTAATAAAAAGTCAAAAGAATATCGAATTATCTATATATGTTCAGGTTTTTTATTGATTATATTAGGTATTTATTTAAACTATGAAGACATAGTAAAAGGTGAATTTCCTGATGCAATAATGTTACTTGCATTGGGAATAAATCAGTTGCTTCTAGGATATTTATCACCTCATATTTTTCTTAAAGATGAACGGGCAAAAGAAATAATAGGGAAATCAATGACCATAAACTACTTTGTTCTATTCGCATCAATATTAGTTTTATTTCTAGCTACAGGTTCTTTTGGATTTTTAACCTTAGATGCAACAGAGGTGCTAATTTTACTTTTTTGCATCATGATAATTACTATTCCAGGAACAATGGTGATCTATTCGAAAATCATTTAGTTCATTTATTTGTAAACACAGAACGATTCTTTTATTTGTAAATCGTTCTAGTTTTTATCCAATCCTTCTAATCCGCTATGTTAGTGTTTTGCAGAGCGTATAATATTAATTTAGTCGTTAATGATATAGTTTGGTTTGCTATTATTGGGGGGAGTAATTAATGAGTGAAAATGTTAGGAAAGATTGTGAAATTTATCAATTTTGTGCTGAGAAATGGATCACTTCATAAGAAGAACTGAGCAATAAGTTGTTCTGGTTAGAATATACATACTCACCTTTGGGCAGATTTGCGCTTCATTGATAAGGCTAAATTGTGGCAAGTGTCTACTTCTTCCAATGGTTATTAGGAAACTTAATGATTATTTGAGGGTATTAAAGGATACAAACAATCATATTTCTTTCATTTAATTTACACAATGGAGTAAAAAGTACATTATAAATAAGAAAACCTCTCAATTTATTACTGAGAGGTATCCTTTATTAACCATGGAAATAGATTATTATTCAACTCTTGTATTTGGATCACCGATGGATAATCCATATTCTAACCTACAAGGTTCATTATCAGGAGTGTTTATGCAAGTGGCTGAAATTTCACGCACATGATTACCAGCTAAAACAGTAGCATCAATGCCATTTAGTGTTACCGAAGTTGAGTCGATAAGACCTGTCATCGTAATTTCTACTTCACAACCTTCTGAAAGGGCTTCTACATATATAGAAACTGGCTGAGCGAAATCCATTGTTTTGAACAACGTGGATGTTGGGTTTGTGTTTTTATCTAGACTTAACAATTTAAAATTATATGCTATATTTACAGGATTTCTGAAAATTGTCAAATATATCACCTCCTTATCA is a window encoding:
- a CDS encoding helix-turn-helix transcriptional regulator — translated: MKNNIREMRSKHNFTQDELAERLDVSRQTIISLEKGRYNPSITLAFKLSRVFNSKIEDIFIYEEE